Proteins from one Juglans microcarpa x Juglans regia isolate MS1-56 chromosome 1S, Jm3101_v1.0, whole genome shotgun sequence genomic window:
- the LOC121247019 gene encoding putative clathrin assembly protein At4g40080 isoform X2 — MGRTTSGKLRNILGLIKDKASQSKAALLSNPTTLSFHLSLLRATTHDPFTPPLHKHLSAILSFGHSSRATASSAIEALMDRLQTTRDSSVALKCLFIVHLVLVRGDFILQDQLSVYPSTGGRNYLKLSNFRDNSSPLSWELSSWVRWYVEGNKLVEDIMGFVCEDHFSAINEVSVRVGEFRERLGGLSFGESVELVCALTRLENCKGRLYELSARKRSVMESFWCLIGEIKEGVGMEKDGGKLMIRVRSEKAGESARYGERVLRSGDSVRFSSGRFPFHVPESMESYQTQ; from the exons ATGGGACGCACTACATCAGGGAAGCTCAGAAACATCCTTGGTCTAATCAAGGACAAGGCTTCTCAAAGCAAAGCAGCCCTCCTCTCCAATCCCACCACCCTTTCTTTTCACCTATCCCTCCTCCGCGCCACCACCCACGACCCCTTCACCCCTCCCCTTCACAAGCACCTCTCCGCCATACTCTCCTTCGGCCACTCCTCTCGCGCCACCGCTTCCTCCGCCATCGAAGCGCTCATGGACCGTCTCCAGACCACCCGCGACTCCTCCGTCGCCCTCAAGTGCCTCTTCATCGTCCATCTCGTCCTCGTGCGCGGCGACTTCATCCTCCAGGATCAGCTCTCCGTATACCCCTCCACCGGCGGCAGAAACTACCTCAAGCTCTCCAACTTCCGTGACAATTCCAGCCCCTTAAGTTGGGAGCTCTCCTCCTGGGTACGTTGGT ATGTCGAAGGTAACAAATTGGTGGAAGATATCATGGGTTTTGTTTGTGAGGATCATTTCTCGGCAATAAACGAGGTTTCCGTTCGAGTCGGTGAGTTTAGGGAGAGGCTGGGTGGACTGAGTTTCGGCGAATCGGTCGAGTTAGTTTGTGCTCTGACAAGGTTAGAGAATTGCAAAGGGAGGTTGTACGAGTTGTCCGCCAGAAAAAGGTCAGTGATGGAGAGCTTTTGGTGTTTGATTGGGGAGATTAAGGAAGGGGTTGGGATGGAGAAGGATGGGGGGAAGTTGATGATCAGGGTGAGAAGTGAGAAGGCTGGCGAGTCAGCTCGGTATGGTGAGCGAGTTCTGAGGTCAGGAGACTCGGTCCGGTTTTCTTCAGGAAGGTTTCCTTTCCACGTTCCAGAGTCGATGGAATCATACCAAACGCAATGA
- the LOC121247018 gene encoding classical arabinogalactan protein 4-like has product MGFARFLQVFIISSLLATSCLAQAPVPAPTATPPSPVSSPPSPAPSPTTPAPAPTTPAPAPTTPAPAPTTPAPTPAPSSAPTPSENSPSSSSSPSPATSTPPAPSPLSPSTEPAASPEPPSGAFSPSKAVVAGTALVATFFAVVVLA; this is encoded by the exons ATGGGTTTTGCTCGGTTTCTCCAAGTTTTCATCATCTCCAGTCTCTTGGCCACCTCATGCTTAGCCCAGGCTCCGGTGCCTGCACCCACCGCCACGCCGCCCTCACCAGTCTCATCCCCGCCATCTCCA GCTCCGTCTCCGACCACCCCAGCCCCAGCTCCGACAACCCCTGCACCAGCTCCGACTACACCAGCACCAGCTCCGACTACACCAGCACCGACCCCAGCCCCTTCTTCGGCTCCCACTCCTTCGGAAAATTCTCCCTCATCCTCCTCGTCTCCTTCTCCCGCAACCTCAACGCCCCCTGCACCCTCTCCCCTGAGCCCCTCGACCGAGCCGGCGGCTTCTCCTGAGCCCCCCAGTGGTGCCTTCTCTCCTAGCAAAGCCGTTGTCGCTGGAACCGCTCTAGTTGCAACCTTCTTCGCCGTGGTTGTTCTGGCTTAG
- the LOC121247019 gene encoding putative clathrin assembly protein At4g40080 isoform X1 has protein sequence MGRTTSGKLRNILGLIKDKASQSKAALLSNPTTLSFHLSLLRATTHDPFTPPLHKHLSAILSFGHSSRATASSAIEALMDRLQTTRDSSVALKCLFIVHLVLVRGDFILQDQLSVYPSTGGRNYLKLSNFRDNSSPLSWELSSWVRWYAQYIETLLSTSRVLCFFLSSSSYSSEKDKQEEKITALMDKELLVEVVSLVGLMEEICKRPDPLHVEGNKLVEDIMGFVCEDHFSAINEVSVRVGEFRERLGGLSFGESVELVCALTRLENCKGRLYELSARKRSVMESFWCLIGEIKEGVGMEKDGGKLMIRVRSEKAGESARYGERVLRSGDSVRFSSGRFPFHVPESMESYQTQ, from the coding sequence ATGGGACGCACTACATCAGGGAAGCTCAGAAACATCCTTGGTCTAATCAAGGACAAGGCTTCTCAAAGCAAAGCAGCCCTCCTCTCCAATCCCACCACCCTTTCTTTTCACCTATCCCTCCTCCGCGCCACCACCCACGACCCCTTCACCCCTCCCCTTCACAAGCACCTCTCCGCCATACTCTCCTTCGGCCACTCCTCTCGCGCCACCGCTTCCTCCGCCATCGAAGCGCTCATGGACCGTCTCCAGACCACCCGCGACTCCTCCGTCGCCCTCAAGTGCCTCTTCATCGTCCATCTCGTCCTCGTGCGCGGCGACTTCATCCTCCAGGATCAGCTCTCCGTATACCCCTCCACCGGCGGCAGAAACTACCTCAAGCTCTCCAACTTCCGTGACAATTCCAGCCCCTTAAGTTGGGAGCTCTCCTCCTGGGTACGTTGGTACGCGCAATACATCGAAACCCTTTTATCTACCTCTAGAGTTTTgtgcttctttctttcttcatctTCGTATAGTTCAGAGAAAGATAAGCAGGAAGAAAAAATCACAGCGCTTATGGATAAGGAATTGCTTGTAGAAGTTGTCTCCCTGGTGGGTTTGATGGAAGAGATTTGTAAGAGACCGGACCCTTTACATGTCGAAGGTAACAAATTGGTGGAAGATATCATGGGTTTTGTTTGTGAGGATCATTTCTCGGCAATAAACGAGGTTTCCGTTCGAGTCGGTGAGTTTAGGGAGAGGCTGGGTGGACTGAGTTTCGGCGAATCGGTCGAGTTAGTTTGTGCTCTGACAAGGTTAGAGAATTGCAAAGGGAGGTTGTACGAGTTGTCCGCCAGAAAAAGGTCAGTGATGGAGAGCTTTTGGTGTTTGATTGGGGAGATTAAGGAAGGGGTTGGGATGGAGAAGGATGGGGGGAAGTTGATGATCAGGGTGAGAAGTGAGAAGGCTGGCGAGTCAGCTCGGTATGGTGAGCGAGTTCTGAGGTCAGGAGACTCGGTCCGGTTTTCTTCAGGAAGGTTTCCTTTCCACGTTCCAGAGTCGATGGAATCATACCAAACGCAATGA